From the genome of Amia ocellicauda isolate fAmiCal2 chromosome 14, fAmiCal2.hap1, whole genome shotgun sequence, one region includes:
- the LOC136768469 gene encoding zinc finger protein 345 — protein sequence MSLSQRFTQRLSSALAELMRAAQCAARKALAETLAEHREEMSRRRRETERLRWRLRELRAAKRSLRSGGHGGGETPGAALGAGEDTALPDSGKRSPTEQQPCEQEWGSSLRQDTEPTATEDNKSLSEQHRSRHSEMELSGLESGHMVETQTVGSTQGLSALGSECGPSAAGVEPDSTSTQCEPSVASVHIKTEDNELEWEMHTVLKDEPCNLRTENITGGLCKLEPQLPVDGLCDTDSVALRTGLSGGSDSAVRGESTSSHCRQLRPGPSSSDPPPSNTTRKTRGYHRCPQCEKMYRNYGSLKKHQCILARKRVHSCTQCGKSFYCATKLTIHQYIHTGEKPYSCTQCGKCFTQAANLKYHQRIHTGEKPYSCTQCGKLFTQAASLKYHQHIHTGEKPYSCTQCGKNFRNAKSLKYHQHIHTGEKPYICTLCGKNFRNARTLKYHQHVHTGEKPYSCSQCGKCFTIAASLKSHQRIHTGEKLYNCSQCGKSFSCAKNLTIHQRIHTGEKPYNCSQCGESFSCATHLTIHQRIHTGEEPYSCTQCGKSFTYASSLKSHQRIHTGEKPYSCTQCGKCFTYASSLKSHQRIHTGEKPYSCTQCGKSYTKLVSLKSHQRIHTGEKPYSCNQCGKCFTIAASLQSHQRIHTGEKPYSCSQCGKCFTYASSLESHQRIHTGEKPYSCTQCGKNFTTSGSLKRHQRIHTGEKPYSCSQCGKNFTQTAQLKSHQRIHMG from the exons ATGTCTCTGTCCCAGCGCTTCACACAGCGCCTGTCCTCGGCTCTGGCCGAGCTGATGAGAGCCGCTCAGTGTGCGGCGCGGAAGGCGCTGGCAGAGACGCTGGCGGAGCACCGAGAGGAGATGAGCCGAAGGCGGCGAGAGACCGAGAGGCTGCGCTGGAGGCTGCGGGAGCTGCGGGCGGCGAAGCGGAGTTTGAGAAGCGGCGGACACGGAGGAGGAGAGACCCCGGGAGCTGCCCTAG GAGCTGGAGAAGACACCGCCCTCCCTGACTCTGGGAAAAGGTCTCCcactgagcagcagccctgtgagcaggagtggggctccagtctgaggcaggacacagagcccacagCTACTGAAGACAACAAGAGTCTGTCTGAGCAGCACAGGAGCAGACACAGTGAAATGGAGCTCAGTGGACTGGAGTCTGGCCACATGGTTGAGACACAGACTGTGGGTTCAACACAGGGACTCAGTGCACTGGGAtctgagtgtggacccagtgcagCTGGTGTTGAGCCAGACTCTACCAGTACACAGTGTGAGCCCAGTGTTGCGTCTGTTCACATTAAAACAGAGGAcaatgagctggagtgggaaaTGCATACAGTTTTGAAAGATGAACCCTGTAATCTTAGAACAGAGAATATTACAGGAGGCCTCTGTAAACTGGAGCCGCAGCTTCCTGTAGATGGACTGTGTGACACTGATTCTGTTGCCTTGAGGACGGGGCTCAGTGGAGgcagtgacagtgcagtgaggGGTGAGAGCACATCTTCACACTGCAGACAGCTGCGTCCTGGACCCTCCAGCTCTGACCCCCCTCCCTCAAACACAACTAGGAAAACTCGGGGCTACCATCGCTGCCCCCAGTGTGAGAAAATGTATAGGAATTATGGAAGCTTAAAAAAACACCAATGCATTCTTGCAAGGAAAAGAGTGCACagctgcacccagtgtgggaagagtttctatTGTGCAACAAAACTGACAATTCACCAGTACATTCACACCGGGGAGAAACCATACAGCTGCACCCAGTGCGGGAAGTGCTTCACTCAGGCAGCAAACCTTAAAtatcaccagcgcattcacacaggggaGAAACCGTACAGCTGCACCCAGTGCGGGAAGCTCTTCACTCAGGCAGCAAGCCTTAAATATCACCAGCACATCCACACCGGGGAGAAACCGTATagctgcacccagtgtgggaagaactTCCGTAATGCAAAATCCCTTAAATATCACCAACATATTCACACTGGGGAGAAACCGTACATCTGCACTCTGTGTGGCAAGAACTTCCGTAATGCAAGAACCCTTAAATATCACCAACatgttcacacaggagagaaaccatactCTTGCAGCCAGTGTGGGAAGTGCTTCACTATTGCAGCAAGCCTTAAATCTCACCAGCGCATCCACACAGGGGAGAAACTGTACAACTgttcccagtgtgggaagagtttcagtTGTGCAAAAAATCTGACAattcaccagcgcattcacacaggagagaaaccgtacAACTGTTCCCAGTGTGGGGAGAGTTTCAGTTGTGCAACACATCTGACTATTCACCAGCGCATTCATACAGGAGAGGAACCGTACAGCTGCACCCAGTGCGGTAAGAGCTTCACTTATGCATCAAGCCTTAAATCTCACCAGCGCATCCACACGGGGGAGAAACCGTACagctgcacccagtgtgggaagtgcTTCACTTATGCATCAAGCCTTAAATCTCACCAGCGCATCCACACGGGGGAGAAACCGTACAGCTGCACCCAGTGCGGTAAGAGCTATACTAAATTAGTAAGCCTTAAAtctcaccagcgcattcacacgggAGAGAAACCGTACAGCTGCAATCAGTGCGGGAAGTGCTTCACTATTGCAGCAAGCCTTCAATCTCACCAGCGCATCCACACAGGGGAGAAACCGTACAGCTGttcccagtgtgggaagtgcTTCACTTACGCATCAAGTCTTGAATCTCACCAACGCATCCACACCGGGGAGAAACCGTACagctgcacccagtgtgggaagaactTTACTACATCAGGAAGTCTTAAAcgtcaccagcgcattcacacaggggaGAAACCATACAGCTGCTCTCAGTGTGGGAAGAACTTCACTCAGACAGCCCAGCTTAAATCTCACCAGCGCATCCACATGGGGTAG
- the LOC136768471 gene encoding zinc finger protein 679, with amino-acid sequence MSLSQRFTQRLSSALAELMRAAQCAARKALAETLAEHREEMSRRRRETERLRWRLRELRAAKRSLRSGGHGGGETPGAALGAVEDTTFPDSGERAPTEQQPCEQEWGSSLRQDTEPTATEDNKSLSEQHRSRHGEMELSGLESGHMAEPQTVGLTQGLRALGSECGPSAAGAETDSTSTQCEPSVASVHIKTEDSKLEWEMHADLKDEPCDLRIENITGGFCKLEPQPPVDGLCDSDSVALRTGLSGGSGSAVRGESPSSHCRQLRPGPSSSDSPHSNTTRKTLGFHRCPQCEKMYRNYGSLKKHQCILTRKRVHSCTQCGKSFTQVAHLKSHQCIHTVEKPYNCSQCGKNFRNAKTLKSHQRIHTGEKPYSCTQCDKCFTHSSSLKSHQRIHTGEKPYSCTQCGKCFTQAENLKYHQRIHTGEKPYSCTQCGKSFRNARNLTIHQRSHTGEKPYLCTQCGKSFTQAASLKYHQHIHTGEKTYSCTQCGKNFRWTSGLKRHQCIHTGRKLHSNC; translated from the exons ATGTCTCTGTCCCAGCGCTTCACACAGCGCCTGTCCTCGGCTCTGGCCGAGCTGATGAGAGCCGCTCAGTGTGCGGCGCGGAAGGCGCTGGCAGAGACGCTGGCGGAGCACCGAGAGGAGATGAGCCGAAGGCGGCGAGAGACCGAGAGGCTGCGCTGGAGGCTGCGGGAGCTGCGGGCGGCGAAGCGGAGTTTGAGAAGCGGCGGACACGGAGGAGGAGAGACCCCGGGAGCTGCCCTAG GAGCTGTAGAAGACACCACCTtccctgactctggggaaagggctcccactgagcagcagccctgtgagcaggagtggggctccagtctgaggcaggacacagagcccacagCTACTGAAGACAACAAGAGTCTGTCTGAGCAGCACAGGAGCAGACACGGTGAAATGGAGCTCAGTGGACTGGAGTCTGGCCACATGGCGGAACCACAGACTGTGGGTTTAACACAGGGACTCAGGGCACTGGGAtctgagtgtggacccagtgcagCTGGTGCCGAAACAGACTCTACCAGTACACAGTGTGAACCCAGTGTTGCGTCTGTTCACATTAAAACAGAAGACAGTAAACTGGAGTGGGAAATGCATGCAGATTTGAAAGATGAACCCTGTGATCTTAGAATAGAGAATATTACAGGAGGCTTCTGTAAACTGGAACCACAGCCCCCAGTAGATGGGCTGTGTGACAGCGACTCTGTTGCCTTGAGGACGGGGCTCAGTGGAGGCAGTGGCAGTGCAGTGAGGGGTGAGAGCCCATCTTCACACTGCAGACAGCTGCGTCCTGGACCTTCCAGCTCTGACTCTCCTCACTCAAACACAACTAGGAAAACTCTGGGATTCCATCGCTGCCCCCAGTGTGAGAAAATGTATAGGAATTATGGAAGCTTAAAAAAACACCAATGCATTCTTACAAGGAAAAGAGTGCACagctgcacccagtgtgggaagagcttcactcAGGTAGCACACCTTAAATctcaccagtgcattcacaCCGTGGAGAAACCGTACAACTgttcccagtgtgggaagaactTCCGTAATGCAAAAACCCTTAAAtctcaccagcgcattcacacaggagagaaaccatacagCTGCACCCAGTGTGATAAGTGCTTCACTCATTCATCAAGCCTTAAAtctcaccagcgcattcacacaggagagaaaccgtacagctgcacccagtgtgggaagtgcTTCACTCAGGCAGAAAACCTTAAAtatcaccagcgcattcacaccgGGGAGAAACCGTACagctgcacccagtgtgggaagagcttccgTAATGCAAGAAATCTGACAATTCACCAGCGcagtcacacaggagagaaaccctACCTCTGCACCCAGTGCGGGAAGAGCTTCACTCAGGCAGCAAGCCTTAAATATCACCAGCACATCCACACAGGGGAGAAAACGTATagctgcacccagtgtgggaagaactTCAGATGGACATCAGGCCTTAAACGTCACCAGTGCATTCACACAGGAAGGAAACTGCACAGCAACTGCTAG